One Methylosinus sp. LW4 genomic region harbors:
- a CDS encoding MmgE/PrpD family protein encodes MTEVQTLAEFVDRARLEEMSEAALGQLKIRVLDTIGVALGALDAAPIEAIREMTFALGGAPISTLIGGGKTAPDRAAFYNGALSRYLDFMDSYLAPGETCHPSDNLGAVLAAAEMRDASGAEFLTALAVAYQVQTRLSDVAPVRARGFDHTVQGAYAAAAGVAKALRLSPEQIANAIAISGTANNALRVTRTGALSHWKGLAYPNTAMAATHAALLAAHGITGPRQVFEGNKGFEETIAGHFEIDWLREDLESVTHTILKKHNAEIHSQSAIDAALDIRARPGFSAAAVREARLETFAVAFQIIGGGEEGDKRLVRNKEEADHSLPYMLAVALIDGEVQPEQYAPQRILADDAQTLLRKVTIVPSPELTALFPKFLPARLAIELEDGRLLACARDDYHGFYTDPFDWEAARRKFDRVTREKTSEIERDAIANVVETLERRRVAELTGLLGRIGGSAQGERRMRA; translated from the coding sequence ATGACCGAGGTTCAGACGCTCGCGGAATTCGTCGATCGGGCGCGGCTCGAGGAGATGAGCGAGGCCGCGCTCGGCCAGCTGAAAATCCGCGTTCTCGACACGATCGGCGTCGCCTTGGGCGCGCTCGACGCGGCGCCGATTGAGGCGATCCGCGAGATGACGTTTGCGCTCGGCGGCGCGCCGATCTCGACGCTCATCGGCGGCGGCAAGACCGCGCCCGATCGCGCCGCCTTCTACAATGGCGCGCTCTCCCGCTATCTCGATTTCATGGACAGCTATCTCGCGCCGGGGGAGACGTGCCATCCTTCCGACAATCTCGGCGCCGTTCTCGCCGCGGCGGAAATGCGCGACGCCAGCGGCGCGGAATTTTTGACGGCGCTCGCCGTCGCCTATCAGGTGCAGACGCGCTTGAGCGATGTCGCGCCGGTGCGGGCGCGCGGCTTCGACCATACGGTGCAGGGCGCTTATGCCGCGGCCGCCGGCGTCGCCAAGGCGCTGCGTCTCTCGCCCGAACAGATCGCCAACGCCATCGCCATCAGCGGCACGGCGAACAACGCCTTGCGCGTGACGCGCACCGGCGCGCTCTCGCATTGGAAGGGCCTCGCTTATCCCAATACCGCAATGGCGGCGACGCATGCGGCGCTGCTCGCCGCGCATGGGATCACCGGGCCGCGGCAAGTCTTCGAAGGCAATAAGGGCTTTGAGGAGACGATCGCCGGACATTTCGAGATCGACTGGCTGCGTGAGGATTTGGAGAGCGTCACGCACACGATTCTCAAGAAGCACAATGCCGAGATTCATTCGCAATCGGCGATCGACGCGGCGCTCGACATTCGCGCGCGGCCGGGGTTTTCCGCGGCGGCCGTGCGCGAGGCGCGGCTCGAGACTTTCGCCGTGGCCTTTCAGATCATCGGCGGCGGAGAAGAAGGCGACAAGCGCCTGGTGCGCAATAAGGAGGAGGCCGATCACAGCCTTCCCTATATGCTCGCCGTCGCGCTCATCGACGGCGAGGTGCAGCCGGAACAATATGCGCCGCAGCGCATTCTCGCCGATGATGCGCAGACGCTGCTACGCAAGGTGACGATCGTCCCTTCGCCGGAGCTGACCGCTCTGTTTCCGAAATTTCTGCCGGCGCGGCTCGCGATCGAGCTCGAGGATGGGCGCCTGCTCGCCTGCGCGCGCGACGATTATCACGGCTTCTATACCGATCCCTTCGATTGGGAGGCGGCGCGGCGCAAATTCGATCGCGTCACGCGCGAGAAGACGAGCGAGATCGAGCGCGACGCCATCGCCAATGTGGTCGAGACGCTCGAGCGGCGGCGCGTCGCGGAGCTGACGGGACTGCTCGGACGCATCGGCGGATCGGCGCAGGGAGAACGACGAATGCGGGCCTGA
- a CDS encoding phosphosulfolactate synthase, which produces MAETTFSFIPRAARTGKPRQRGLTEIRGPYYSAYGKRHLADLFETMGAWIDGVKYAGGSFALMPPEAVRSFNKTAHDHGAYISTGGWLENVMRFGPDAIGRYIEEAKSLGFDVVEISAGFVSLPTDSLLRLVRMVKKAGLKAKPEVGIQFGAGGDTAAVELEAEGTRDVSWLIAQAERALDAGADIIMIESEGITENVTRWRTDVAARVIDKLGLEKVMFEAADPPVFEWYVKNYGNEVNLFVDHSQIVQLEALRQGIWGTKSTWGRIQNIGG; this is translated from the coding sequence ATGGCCGAGACCACATTCTCCTTCATTCCCCGCGCCGCGCGCACGGGCAAGCCGCGCCAGCGGGGGCTCACCGAAATTCGCGGGCCTTATTACAGCGCTTATGGAAAGCGCCATCTCGCCGATCTGTTCGAGACCATGGGCGCATGGATCGACGGCGTGAAATATGCCGGCGGCTCCTTCGCGCTGATGCCGCCCGAGGCGGTGCGGAGCTTCAACAAGACCGCGCATGACCATGGCGCCTATATCTCGACCGGCGGCTGGCTCGAGAATGTGATGCGCTTCGGCCCCGACGCCATCGGCCGCTATATCGAGGAAGCGAAATCGCTCGGCTTCGATGTGGTGGAAATATCGGCGGGCTTCGTCAGCCTGCCGACCGACAGCCTGCTGCGGCTGGTGCGCATGGTGAAGAAGGCGGGGCTGAAGGCCAAGCCCGAGGTCGGCATTCAATTCGGCGCCGGCGGCGATACGGCGGCGGTGGAATTGGAGGCGGAGGGAACGCGCGACGTCTCCTGGCTCATCGCGCAGGCCGAGCGCGCGCTCGACGCCGGCGCCGACATCATCATGATCGAGAGCGAAGGGATCACCGAGAATGTGACGCGCTGGCGCACCGATGTCGCTGCGCGCGTGATAGACAAGCTCGGGCTCGAGAAAGTGATGTTCGAGGCCGCCGATCCGCCGGTCTTCGAATGGTACGTCAAGAATTATGGCAATGAGGTCAATCTCTTCGTCGACCACTCGCAAATCGTGCAATTGGAGGCGCTGCGCCAGGGCATATGGGGCACCAAGAGCACATGGGGCCGCATTCAGAACATTGGCGGATGA
- a CDS encoding Hint domain-containing protein: MGTSTVNYTIPANAADGTPKIDVTLNLTYADALNTDGSHTVTNASGTYSVNGTVYNVTGVVDPSGSTEGADNHFWPSGNGPNGAYVDYNGLNFVTDYPAANGNQTGGNGSYVGPNVDLYYDPRQQAYLQDTGVQKSPLAATNFSATVTCFVTGTLIRTTRGEIAVENLRIGDLVVTSEGRERPIVWIGHRKIDCTARATPRDAWPVRIAAGAFGENRPARDLYVSPGHGLCVDCVGEALIHAQSLVNGATIARVPVETVDYWHVELESHDILIAENLASESYSATGERGFFLDIQGSPASERRFDSDFCRPFASAAMIAAVREQLMARAERLGYRRELDPCVRLLVDGAEISPIRAEGSAIFSFPHDAQDIRLLSTSFVPADDTGLCADMRRLGLSLSGLVATDGREIARISLDHPQLAESFHPEEAGEHRPWRWTQGDGLALPRSLFSQLNGAQIMLVVAYNCDQMRGWAPPPSRRDVCAVEVERREAA, translated from the coding sequence ATGGGCACTTCTACAGTAAATTATACAATTCCCGCCAATGCGGCGGATGGAACTCCCAAAATCGACGTCACGCTCAATCTGACATACGCCGATGCACTGAATACCGACGGCTCGCACACTGTCACGAATGCGAGCGGGACCTATTCCGTGAATGGAACGGTCTACAATGTCACCGGCGTTGTCGATCCGAGCGGATCGACCGAGGGCGCGGACAATCATTTTTGGCCGAGCGGCAATGGCCCGAACGGCGCCTATGTCGACTACAACGGCCTCAACTTCGTGACCGACTATCCCGCCGCCAATGGCAATCAGACCGGCGGAAACGGCAGCTATGTCGGCCCCAATGTCGATCTATACTATGATCCGCGTCAGCAAGCCTATCTTCAGGACACGGGCGTCCAGAAGAGTCCGCTCGCCGCGACCAATTTCAGCGCGACCGTGACCTGTTTCGTCACCGGCACGCTGATCCGCACGACGCGCGGCGAGATCGCCGTCGAGAATTTGCGCATCGGCGATCTCGTCGTTACGTCAGAAGGGCGCGAGCGTCCGATCGTGTGGATCGGCCATCGCAAGATCGACTGCACGGCGCGCGCGACGCCGCGCGACGCTTGGCCGGTGCGCATCGCAGCCGGGGCTTTCGGCGAAAATCGTCCGGCGCGCGATCTCTATGTCTCGCCGGGACATGGTCTCTGCGTCGATTGCGTCGGCGAGGCGCTGATCCATGCGCAGAGCCTCGTCAATGGCGCGACGATCGCGCGAGTCCCGGTCGAGACAGTCGATTACTGGCATGTCGAACTCGAGAGCCACGATATTCTGATCGCCGAAAATCTTGCCTCGGAGAGCTACAGCGCGACCGGCGAGCGCGGCTTCTTCCTCGACATCCAAGGCTCGCCGGCGTCGGAGCGGCGCTTCGACTCCGACTTCTGCCGCCCCTTCGCTTCGGCGGCGATGATCGCGGCCGTGCGCGAGCAGCTCATGGCCCGGGCGGAGCGACTGGGCTATCGGCGCGAGCTCGATCCCTGCGTGCGCCTCCTCGTCGATGGAGCGGAGATCTCGCCGATCCGCGCCGAAGGCTCGGCGATATTCTCATTTCCGCATGACGCGCAGGACATTCGGCTGCTTTCGACGAGCTTTGTTCCGGCGGATGACACTGGCCTCTGCGCCGACATGCGCCGCCTCGGCCTCTCTCTGAGCGGCTTGGTGGCGACGGACGGGCGGGAGATCGCGCGAATTTCGCTCGATCATCCGCAGCTCGCCGAATCCTTCCATCCAGAAGAGGCGGGCGAGCATCGCCCCTGGCGCTGGACGCAGGGCGATGGTCTCGCGCTGCCGCGGTCTCTGTTCTCGCAATTGAACGGCGCGCAGATCATGCTAGTCGTCGCCTATAATTGCGACCAGATGCGCGGATGGGCGCCGCCGCCGTCGCGCCGCGACGTCTGCGCCGTTGAAGTGGAGCGCCGCGAGGCGGCCTGA
- a CDS encoding GtrA family protein: MSLPRQLSVFALVGVIATALHYAVLVGLVELAAWTPVPGALAGYLSGGIVSYILNRRHTFESVRPHEETTWRFALVAFVGFCITYGFMNLFVERMSAPYLPAQIVTTGIVFFWSFLGNRLWTFRAGPA, from the coding sequence ATGTCGCTCCCCCGCCAGCTCTCCGTCTTCGCCCTGGTGGGCGTCATTGCGACAGCGCTCCATTATGCGGTGCTCGTCGGCCTCGTCGAGCTCGCCGCCTGGACGCCAGTGCCCGGCGCGCTCGCCGGCTATCTCTCCGGCGGAATCGTCTCCTACATCCTCAACCGCCGGCACACTTTCGAGAGCGTGCGGCCGCATGAGGAGACGACATGGCGCTTCGCCCTCGTCGCTTTCGTCGGCTTTTGCATAACTTATGGCTTCATGAATCTTTTCGTGGAGCGCATGAGCGCGCCCTATCTGCCGGCGCAGATCGTCACCACGGGAATCGTCTTCTTCTGGTCCTTTCTCGGCAATCGCCTGTGGACCTTCCGCGCCGGGCCGGCGTGA
- a CDS encoding retropepsin-like aspartic protease family protein, producing MSSSILRTAIGGAFITLVASQSLVHILTQVQAKTSPYRQQADYAAPMRSFAPVAPAAPLAAPGETTIAADRLGQYSANVEIEGQRIRMLVDTGASTVVLSYEDAAAIGYLPAPVDFKYPAQTANGVTRMARVKLREARLGQVVLRDVDAYVAERSALGASLLGMTFLSRLSRIEAGSGKLVLRQ from the coding sequence ATGTCCAGCTCCATCCTCCGCACCGCCATTGGCGGGGCGTTCATCACGCTCGTCGCATCTCAGTCGCTCGTTCATATTCTCACCCAGGTGCAGGCCAAGACCTCGCCCTACCGCCAGCAGGCCGATTACGCCGCTCCGATGCGGAGCTTCGCGCCTGTCGCGCCGGCGGCCCCGCTCGCCGCGCCCGGCGAGACGACCATCGCCGCCGATCGGCTCGGCCAATATTCCGCCAATGTCGAGATCGAGGGCCAGCGCATCCGCATGCTGGTGGACACGGGCGCGAGCACGGTCGTGCTGTCCTATGAGGACGCCGCCGCGATCGGCTATTTGCCGGCGCCCGTCGATTTCAAATATCCCGCCCAGACCGCCAATGGCGTCACCCGCATGGCGCGCGTGAAGCTGCGCGAGGCGCGTCTCGGCCAGGTCGTGCTGCGCGACGTCGACGCCTATGTCGCCGAGCGCAGCGCTCTGGGCGCCAGCCTGCTCGGCATGACCTTTCTGTCGCGTCTGTCCCGTATCGAGGCGGGAAGCGGAAAGCTGGTTCTGCGTCAGTAG